From Deinococcus aquaticus, one genomic window encodes:
- a CDS encoding peroxiredoxin encodes MSLQVGQPAPDFTRRSDDGRTVSLQERRGQWTVLYFYPRASSAGCSIEAQRFEAALPEFERHGAQVIGVSTDTEARQARFRDTCHLTFPMIPDSDRSLAQAYGVIGGLSGLLGMTGRATFLIDPHGTVTWIHRSPNPMTHVTGALKELSAAPHQLKSRT; translated from the coding sequence ATGAGCCTCCAAGTCGGTCAGCCCGCCCCGGACTTCACGCGCCGCAGCGACGACGGCCGCACCGTGTCCCTGCAGGAGCGGCGCGGCCAGTGGACCGTGCTGTACTTCTACCCGCGCGCCAGCAGCGCCGGATGCAGCATCGAAGCGCAGCGGTTCGAGGCGGCCCTGCCGGAATTCGAACGACACGGCGCGCAGGTGATCGGCGTCAGCACCGACACCGAAGCCCGGCAGGCCCGCTTCCGCGACACCTGCCACCTGACGTTCCCAATGATTCCTGACAGCGACCGCAGCCTCGCGCAGGCGTACGGCGTGATCGGCGGCCTGAGCGGCCTGCTCGGCATGACCGGCCGCGCCACGTTCCTGATCGACCCGCACGGCACCGTCACCTGGATTCACCGCAGCCCCAACCCCATGACGCACGTCACGGGCGCCCTGAAAGAACTCAGCGCCGCCCCCCACCAGCTGAAGTCCCGAACCTGA
- the tilS gene encoding tRNA lysidine(34) synthetase TilS, which yields MSDVADSLLRPLRPYAGEVVVVGVSGGADSVALLRALLLVGARPVAAHLDHALRADSAADAAWVQALAARLDVPFAGGRVDVAAVAARRGWNTEDAARRLRYDFLTRTAKAHAAQVILTAHTRRDQAETVLAALLRGEAVLHGIPAARGPLRRPWLDVPRADLEAFLHAHGQDWREDPTNADPAYTRAWIRREVMPVLTARYPAAGEALARVARTQAEDDAALTGQAARLTRHAPLRSAPPAVLRRWVRAELRRAGLDFHAPHLERLAGALRAGETAHVTLPGGHDVTVTGGQLHLTPQAYPEPDFPLPDGWERRTRYDGDRVTLFGGTRKLSDVLTDRHVPRADRDRVPLLVSGAGVQWVGLQPPVWATGARKVAAQPPDPLHAAMGEALAQAHDAARAQEVPVGAVVLGPGGQVVGRGRNTSREHGDMTRHAELAALRDAARTLGTPYLSGCTLVVTLEPCPMCLGAALEARVGHIVYGAANPKAGALGGVTDLLAAHWGHTPTITGGVRAHEAARLLKDVFGRLREDRHRDDR from the coding sequence GTGTCTGACGTTGCTGATTCCCTGCTGCGGCCCCTGCGTCCCTACGCGGGAGAGGTCGTGGTGGTGGGCGTGTCGGGCGGCGCGGACAGCGTGGCGCTGCTGCGGGCGCTGCTGCTGGTGGGTGCGCGGCCGGTCGCCGCGCACCTGGATCACGCGCTGCGGGCGGACTCGGCGGCGGACGCCGCGTGGGTGCAGGCACTCGCGGCGCGGCTGGACGTACCCTTCGCGGGGGGGCGGGTGGACGTGGCGGCGGTCGCGGCGCGGCGCGGCTGGAACACCGAGGACGCCGCCCGCCGCCTGCGGTACGACTTCCTGACCCGCACGGCGAAGGCGCACGCGGCGCAGGTGATCCTGACGGCGCACACGCGGCGCGATCAGGCCGAGACGGTCCTGGCGGCCCTGCTGCGCGGCGAGGCGGTCCTGCACGGCATTCCCGCCGCGCGCGGGCCGCTGCGCCGCCCCTGGCTTGACGTGCCGCGCGCCGATCTGGAAGCGTTCCTGCACGCGCACGGGCAGGACTGGCGCGAGGACCCCACGAACGCCGACCCGGCATACACCCGCGCCTGGATTCGCCGGGAGGTCATGCCGGTCCTGACTGCCCGCTACCCGGCCGCCGGGGAGGCCCTGGCCCGCGTGGCCCGCACGCAGGCCGAGGACGACGCCGCCCTGACCGGACAGGCCGCCCGCCTGACCCGGCACGCCCCGCTGCGCAGCGCCCCGCCGGCCGTGCTGCGCCGCTGGGTGCGCGCCGAATTGCGCCGCGCCGGACTGGACTTTCACGCCCCGCACCTGGAACGGCTGGCCGGGGCGCTGCGGGCAGGGGAGACCGCGCACGTCACCCTACCCGGCGGGCACGACGTGACCGTGACCGGCGGCCAGTTGCACCTGACGCCGCAGGCGTACCCGGAACCGGACTTCCCGCTTCCCGACGGCTGGGAGAGGCGCACCCGGTACGACGGGGACCGCGTCACCCTGTTCGGCGGGACGCGCAAGCTCAGCGATGTGCTGACCGACCGGCACGTGCCCCGCGCCGACCGGGACCGCGTGCCGCTGCTGGTCAGCGGCGCGGGCGTGCAGTGGGTGGGCCTCCAGCCGCCCGTCTGGGCGACCGGGGCGCGCAAGGTGGCCGCCCAGCCCCCGGACCCGCTGCACGCCGCGATGGGCGAGGCCCTGGCACAGGCGCACGACGCCGCCCGCGCGCAGGAAGTCCCGGTCGGCGCGGTCGTCCTCGGCCCCGGAGGTCAGGTGGTCGGACGGGGCCGCAACACCAGCCGCGAGCACGGCGACATGACCCGCCACGCCGAACTGGCCGCCCTGAGGGACGCCGCCCGCACCCTCGGCACCCCGTACCTGAGCGGGTGCACGCTGGTCGTCACGCTCGAACCCTGCCCCATGTGCCTCGGCGCGGCCCTCGAAGCCCGCGTCGGGCACATCGTGTACGGCGCCGCGAACCCGAAGGCCGGTGCGCTGGGCGGCGTGACTGACCTGCTCGCCGCACACTGGGGGCACACCCCGACCATCACGGGCGGTGTCCGTGCCCACGAGGCTGCCCGCCTCCTGAAAGACGTGTTCGGCCGTCTGCGTGAGGATCGGCACAGGGACGACCGGTAG
- a CDS encoding glycine-rich domain-containing protein yields MTGTARTFPLSGQETVSPTAALTHYEFPPAMLRRAAQEHGWGHAFTDRAAHEYRRFLILTAAAGHPVTPSRAVDALWHEHLTFTRDYWERLTPLLPAPLHHEPATGEASDTDFAAQYRCTLDSYARLFGEVAPVDVWPDPTVRAAPATHTATRTAGGVRVSALLLAALAGGVAFLTFLSTRFGVLAALGVFVLALILLTTAQANPTGTGARRDRRDGDGGGADIGGSDSGGSDGGSSCGSSCGGGCSS; encoded by the coding sequence ATGACAGGAACCGCGCGCACCTTCCCCCTTTCCGGTCAGGAGACCGTCAGTCCCACCGCCGCGCTGACCCACTATGAATTCCCGCCCGCCATGCTGCGCCGCGCCGCGCAGGAACACGGCTGGGGCCACGCCTTCACGGACCGCGCCGCCCACGAGTACCGGCGGTTCCTGATCCTGACCGCTGCGGCCGGGCACCCGGTCACGCCGTCACGGGCCGTGGACGCCCTGTGGCACGAGCACCTGACCTTCACCCGCGACTACTGGGAGCGCCTGACCCCGCTGCTGCCCGCGCCGCTGCACCACGAGCCCGCCACGGGCGAGGCGAGCGACACGGATTTCGCCGCGCAGTACCGCTGCACGCTGGACAGCTACGCCCGCCTCTTCGGCGAGGTGGCCCCGGTCGATGTGTGGCCCGACCCGACGGTCAGGGCGGCCCCAGCCACGCACACGGCCACCCGCACGGCCGGTGGTGTGCGGGTGTCGGCGCTGCTGCTGGCAGCCCTGGCGGGCGGCGTGGCGTTCCTGACGTTCCTGTCCACGCGCTTCGGGGTGCTGGCCGCGCTGGGAGTGTTCGTGCTGGCGCTGATTCTCCTGACGACCGCGCAGGCGAACCCCACCGGTACCGGCGCCCGGCGGGATCGCCGGGACGGCGACGGGGGCGGCGCCGACATCGGCGGTTCAGATAGCGGCGGTTCAGATGGCGGCAGCAGCTGTGGAAGCAGTTGCGGCGGCGGATGCAGCAGCTGA
- a CDS encoding GTP pyrophosphokinase, translated as MTGGLARDYETNLPQFEALRDAAVAHTARLLEQAGLNIHHVTGRVKKPMSLEDKLRRKPGRYRSLSDVTDLVAVRVITYFESDVGAVSRLIEANHRVDWENSIDKSKMHDPDRFGYMGVHYVVQVTPDTPELAAFAGLGFEVQIRSILQHAWAEIEHDLGYKNREAIPREVQRRFYRLAGLLEMADEEFMALHRLSRDYAETLPKRVQEAPDSVFIDAQSMKHLLGIPPVRDLDGGVAQALNVLLLTGWPDPERPQRLASLLHYVGVHSVGALQKELRRHHDEILAFAARLMPMLREAWTPAGGARPGTSVVHYGLLRACANPSLDPHEIVSMLDMRGVLGSDQLVQAVRGAYADVQRSLPDSARSGG; from the coding sequence ATGACTGGCGGGCTGGCAAGAGACTACGAGACGAACCTGCCGCAGTTCGAGGCGCTGCGGGACGCGGCGGTGGCGCACACGGCGCGGCTGCTGGAGCAGGCGGGCCTGAACATTCACCACGTCACGGGCCGCGTGAAAAAGCCCATGAGCCTGGAGGACAAGTTGCGCCGCAAGCCCGGCCGGTACCGGTCGCTGTCGGACGTGACGGACCTCGTGGCGGTGCGCGTGATCACGTACTTCGAGTCGGACGTGGGGGCGGTATCGCGCCTGATCGAGGCGAACCACCGCGTGGACTGGGAGAACTCCATCGACAAGAGCAAGATGCACGACCCGGACCGCTTCGGGTACATGGGCGTGCATTACGTGGTGCAGGTCACGCCGGACACGCCGGAACTCGCGGCGTTCGCGGGCCTGGGCTTCGAGGTGCAGATCCGTTCGATCCTCCAGCACGCCTGGGCGGAAATCGAGCATGACCTGGGGTACAAGAACCGCGAGGCGATCCCGCGTGAGGTGCAGCGGCGTTTCTACCGGCTGGCGGGCCTGCTGGAAATGGCGGACGAGGAGTTCATGGCCCTGCACCGCCTGTCACGCGATTACGCCGAGACGCTGCCCAAGCGGGTGCAGGAGGCGCCGGACAGTGTGTTCATCGACGCGCAGAGCATGAAGCACCTGCTGGGCATTCCGCCCGTGCGGGACCTGGACGGGGGCGTGGCGCAGGCGCTGAACGTGCTGCTGCTGACCGGCTGGCCGGACCCGGAGCGTCCGCAGCGGCTGGCGAGCCTGCTGCATTACGTGGGCGTGCACTCGGTGGGGGCGCTCCAGAAGGAGTTACGCCGTCACCACGACGAGATCCTGGCGTTCGCGGCGCGCCTGATGCCCATGCTGCGCGAGGCGTGGACCCCGGCGGGCGGCGCGCGGCCCGGCACCAGTGTGGTGCATTACGGGCTGCTGCGCGCCTGCGCGAACCCCAGCCTGGACCCGCACGAGATCGTGAGCATGCTGGACATGCGCGGCGTGCTGGGCAGCGATCAGCTGGTGCAGGCGGTGCGGGGCGCGTACGCGGACGTGCAGCGCAGCCTGCCGGACAGCGCCCGCTCCGGCGGATGA
- a CDS encoding N-acetylmuramoyl-L-alanine amidase family protein has product MRVPTALAALTGLVLLCAPAGATHASGVFVSYPPEGHRVAHANVILQGHVPPGSSLSVSGRAVPTGPDGLFMEWWPLKPGVNTLTLTARQGSRVTGSRTLRVTRAAAPILPARPTRILPGSVTPAQPVEFWDVTGDTPAERRVPVSVQGSAGARASVRLGSALPTPMREGPPGTYRADLTVPAAPQVSTPLTVSLTGPDGRTVTATAPGRVTVQSGAARSGTQRPGQVPGPGLNASSTVLTTLTGQSLLYPRTDMTFTVVGRQEGDLRVRLSGGQSALITATQLDLGTPGSAPLPWTGGTVRLEPDRLYAPNLASMPDPSPAPLPGVNDLPALPPTESGNAATPPAPPPAAPITPPVIPTPTPADPTRLTLLIPTGPARPPFTLEQTDPRTLTLTLFGPHLTPLTPPAPHPLLTRTDLKTTPDTTRLTLTLTAPLWGFTADHDGPHLRLTIRTPPTPNPAQPLQGRTITLDPGHGGTQNGGAGSLGTPEKDLVLPITLRAAELLRAQGATIHLTRTTDTTVGLYDRGQLAHDTGSDLLISVHANALPDGRDPRGIRGPEIYYTHPQAQPLAAALLAALRTSLPDLGPGTGLKPGADLALTRPTSQPSVLIETGYLTDPGNLRLLNSPAGQERLAQAIAAGVLAYYRGLGR; this is encoded by the coding sequence ATGCGCGTTCCCACTGCCCTGGCCGCCCTGACCGGACTGGTCCTGCTCTGCGCCCCGGCGGGCGCCACGCACGCCAGCGGCGTGTTCGTCTCGTACCCCCCGGAAGGCCACCGGGTCGCGCACGCCAACGTGATCCTGCAGGGGCACGTGCCGCCCGGCTCCAGCCTCAGCGTGTCCGGGCGCGCCGTCCCCACCGGCCCCGACGGCCTGTTCATGGAGTGGTGGCCGCTCAAGCCCGGCGTGAACACCCTCACCCTGACCGCCCGGCAGGGGAGCCGCGTGACCGGCAGCCGCACCCTGCGCGTCACGCGCGCCGCCGCGCCCATCCTGCCCGCCCGGCCCACCCGCATCCTGCCCGGCAGCGTCACGCCCGCCCAGCCGGTCGAATTCTGGGACGTGACCGGCGACACGCCCGCCGAACGCCGCGTACCCGTCAGCGTGCAGGGCAGCGCCGGAGCGCGCGCCAGCGTCCGCCTGGGCAGCGCCCTGCCCACCCCCATGCGCGAGGGACCGCCCGGCACGTATCGCGCCGACCTGACCGTCCCCGCTGCCCCCCAGGTCAGCACCCCGCTGACCGTCAGCCTGACCGGCCCGGACGGCCGCACCGTGACCGCCACCGCGCCCGGCCGCGTCACCGTGCAGAGCGGCGCCGCCCGCAGCGGCACCCAGCGCCCCGGACAGGTCCCCGGACCCGGCCTGAACGCCAGCAGCACCGTCCTGACCACCCTGACCGGCCAGTCCCTGCTGTACCCCCGCACCGACATGACCTTCACCGTCGTCGGCCGGCAGGAAGGCGACCTGCGCGTCCGCCTGAGCGGCGGCCAGAGCGCCCTGATCACCGCCACGCAACTCGACCTGGGCACCCCCGGCAGCGCCCCCCTCCCCTGGACCGGCGGAACCGTCCGCCTGGAACCCGACCGCCTGTACGCGCCCAATCTGGCATCCATGCCCGACCCCAGCCCCGCCCCCCTGCCTGGCGTGAACGACCTGCCCGCGCTGCCCCCCACCGAGTCCGGGAACGCCGCCACCCCACCGGCGCCGCCGCCCGCCGCCCCCATCACACCGCCCGTCATCCCCACCCCCACCCCGGCGGACCCGACCCGCCTGACCCTCCTCATCCCCACCGGCCCCGCCCGGCCCCCCTTCACCCTCGAACAGACCGACCCACGCACCCTTACCCTCACCCTGTTCGGCCCGCACCTCACCCCCCTCACCCCGCCCGCCCCGCACCCCCTGCTGACCCGCACCGACCTGAAAACCACGCCCGACACCACCCGCCTCACCCTCACCCTGACCGCCCCCCTCTGGGGCTTCACCGCCGACCACGACGGCCCCCACCTGCGCCTCACCATCCGCACACCCCCCACCCCCAATCCCGCCCAGCCCCTCCAGGGCCGCACCATCACCCTCGACCCCGGCCACGGCGGCACCCAGAACGGCGGCGCCGGCAGCCTCGGCACTCCAGAAAAAGACCTCGTGCTGCCCATCACCCTCCGCGCCGCCGAACTCCTGCGCGCCCAGGGCGCCACCATCCACCTCACCCGCACCACCGACACCACCGTCGGCCTGTACGACCGCGGCCAGCTCGCCCACGACACGGGCAGCGACCTCCTCATCAGCGTCCACGCCAACGCCCTCCCCGACGGTCGCGACCCACGCGGCATCCGCGGCCCCGAGATCTACTACACCCACCCACAGGCCCAACCCCTCGCCGCTGCCCTCCTCGCCGCCCTACGCACCAGCCTCCCCGACCTCGGCCCCGGCACCGGCCTGAAACCCGGCGCGGACCTCGCCCTCACACGACCCACCAGCCAACCCAGCGTCCTGATCGAAACCGGCTACCTGACCGACCCCGGCAACCTGCGCCTGCTGAACAGCCCGGCCGGACAGGAACGGCTCGCTCAGGCCATTGCGGCGGGGGTTCTCGCGTATTACCGGGGGCTTGGGCGGTAG
- a CDS encoding SDR family oxidoreductase: MSVVRPVTLVTGAAGGIGVALARRLAAGHDLILSGRNVGALEALCAEVGGSALVLDLTRPESFEEALAGVGRVSNVVHNAGVVELGAVGAQGHAVWSHTLAVNVVAPAELTRLLLPRVRSERGSVVFVNSGAGLRANAGWGSYAASKFALKALADALREEEAGSGVRVSSVYPGRTATPMQAKVRSQEGAAYTPEAFIDPDSVAAIIEFVLNAPRDATLPDVSVRPGPR, from the coding sequence ATGAGTGTCGTTCGGCCGGTGACGTTGGTGACGGGAGCTGCGGGTGGGATTGGGGTGGCGTTGGCGCGGCGGTTGGCTGCGGGGCATGACCTGATCCTGTCGGGCCGGAATGTGGGGGCGCTGGAGGCCCTGTGTGCGGAGGTGGGGGGTTCGGCGCTGGTGCTGGACCTGACGCGCCCGGAGTCGTTTGAGGAGGCACTGGCGGGGGTGGGGCGCGTGTCGAACGTGGTGCATAACGCGGGCGTGGTGGAGCTGGGCGCGGTGGGGGCGCAGGGCCACGCGGTGTGGTCGCACACGCTGGCGGTGAACGTGGTCGCCCCGGCGGAGTTGACGCGGTTGCTGTTGCCGCGCGTGCGTTCGGAGCGGGGTTCGGTGGTGTTCGTGAACAGCGGCGCGGGCCTGCGCGCGAACGCGGGGTGGGGCAGTTACGCGGCCAGTAAGTTCGCCCTGAAAGCCCTGGCGGACGCCCTGCGGGAGGAGGAGGCGGGCAGCGGGGTGCGCGTGTCGAGCGTGTACCCGGGCCGCACGGCGACGCCCATGCAGGCGAAGGTGCGCTCTCAGGAGGGCGCGGCGTACACGCCGGAAGCGTTCATTGATCCGGATTCGGTGGCGGCCATCATCGAGTTCGTGCTGAACGCCCCGCGTGACGCGACCCTGCCGGACGTGAGCGTGCGCCCCGGACCGCGTTGA
- a CDS encoding NAD(P)/FAD-dependent oxidoreductase, whose protein sequence is MLPPPRAGEVQADLLDVVIVGAGPAGLSAALTLGRSRRRVLLLDGGPPRNAPVGAAHGLLTRDGMHPADLKAQALADLAPYDVTVCPDGAREVRRDPDGAFSVRVGQDWHRTRVLLFATGVRDVLPAVPGLRDRWGQGVYHCPYCDGWEHEGRALAVYGCGQSAHHLALTVRAWSDRVTLLCDGDPALTPEQTRDLRRVGVRIRTEPVRHLRGGPLEDQPVCVTFNGAPPLSVDAVFLAPEQQQGSHLPAALGCQLNDRGRVQVDDQQETSVPGVFAIGDMTGAPQYVVQAAAAGMHAAQVINTRLIHAAVHSLGAAFHKTPDDGAEVTRPPEPDDE, encoded by the coding sequence GTGCTGCCGCCCCCCCGGGCCGGTGAGGTGCAGGCGGACCTGCTGGACGTGGTGATCGTCGGGGCGGGCCCGGCGGGCCTGAGTGCCGCCCTGACGCTGGGACGCTCGCGGCGGCGGGTGCTGCTGCTGGACGGCGGCCCGCCCCGCAACGCGCCCGTGGGAGCCGCGCACGGACTGCTCACGCGCGACGGGATGCACCCGGCAGACCTGAAAGCGCAGGCGCTGGCGGACCTCGCCCCGTACGACGTAACCGTCTGCCCCGATGGAGCGCGCGAGGTTCGCCGCGACCCCGACGGGGCGTTCAGCGTGCGGGTCGGGCAGGACTGGCACCGCACGCGCGTTCTGCTGTTCGCCACCGGCGTGCGCGATGTCCTGCCGGCCGTGCCGGGCCTGCGGGACCGCTGGGGGCAGGGTGTATACCACTGCCCGTACTGCGACGGCTGGGAACACGAGGGCCGCGCGCTCGCCGTGTACGGCTGCGGCCAGAGCGCCCACCACCTCGCCCTGACCGTGCGCGCGTGGTCGGACCGCGTGACCCTCCTGTGCGACGGCGACCCGGCCCTCACGCCCGAACAGACCCGCGACCTGCGCCGCGTCGGCGTCCGCATCCGCACGGAACCCGTCCGGCACCTGCGTGGCGGTCCCCTGGAAGACCAGCCGGTGTGCGTCACGTTCAACGGCGCGCCCCCCCTCAGCGTGGACGCCGTGTTCCTCGCGCCCGAACAGCAGCAGGGCAGCCACCTGCCCGCCGCGCTCGGCTGCCAGCTGAACGACCGGGGCCGCGTGCAGGTCGACGACCAGCAGGAAACCAGCGTCCCCGGCGTATTCGCTATCGGAGACATGACGGGCGCCCCGCAGTACGTGGTGCAGGCCGCCGCCGCCGGAATGCACGCCGCGCAGGTCATCAACACCCGCCTCATTCACGCGGCCGTGCATTCCCTGGGCGCCGCATTCCACAAGACCCCCGATGACGGCGCAGAAGTGACCCGCCCCCCCGAACCCGACGATGAGTAG
- a CDS encoding HAD family hydrolase, which yields MSIHAVLFDLDGTLHDRAATLRAWLVEHTRQFSLPDTYAPRFLELEDHGYRPKAQVIPQLVQEHGLPHDPQTLLDTYAHHVRHAVPMPHTHAVLRELRARGIRTGIVTNGWADLQRTCADRCGLTDLTDDLVISKAVSLSKPDPRIYRLALERLGVSAQHT from the coding sequence GTGAGTATTCATGCAGTTCTCTTCGACCTCGACGGCACCCTCCACGACCGCGCTGCCACCCTCCGCGCGTGGCTGGTCGAACACACCCGGCAGTTCAGCCTCCCCGACACCTACGCCCCCCGATTCCTCGAACTCGAAGACCACGGTTACCGCCCCAAAGCCCAGGTCATCCCCCAACTCGTGCAGGAACACGGCCTCCCACACGACCCCCAGACCCTCCTCGACACCTACGCCCACCACGTCCGACATGCCGTCCCCATGCCCCACACGCACGCCGTCCTGCGCGAACTGCGCGCGCGTGGCATCCGCACCGGCATCGTCACCAACGGCTGGGCAGACCTCCAGCGCACCTGCGCCGACCGCTGCGGCCTGACCGACCTCACCGACGACCTCGTCATCAGCAAAGCCGTCAGCCTCAGCAAACCCGATCCGCGCATCTACCGGCTGGCACTGGAACGCCTCGGCGTCAGCGCCCAACACACGTGA